From a single Sphaeramia orbicularis chromosome 4, fSphaOr1.1, whole genome shotgun sequence genomic region:
- the bcar3 gene encoding breast cancer anti-estrogen resistance protein 3 isoform X3, which yields MSERCNLKTLTAALCCFYHKNSVMNGKFSRDQFILDCPSEKLRRELEEELKMNCEEPRSHAWYHGAIPRQVAENLVQRDGDFLVRDSLSSPGSYVLTCQWRNAAQHFKINKKVVMLNEAYSRVEYRLEREGFDSVPALIRYYVGNRKSVSQVIGAIIFQPINRALPLRCLEEKYGLSGNHREAGLTAQERRSQKRLSLNITNGHSHDNKHNAHDGSHCQDNGVARSNQLRLKDRCGSQPASLNQVQERRRPLKAHQSESFLPLGSKPQLPQSPDSLLPSPNPKSPVFRTGSEPALSPSVPRRSAEYLTGQAIRGSDSQLCPKPPPKPSKVPLARLPRSPCLQPLVPPSSTSSSSNHTDSCSTSSSGFNAPPLDSEETQSSTRRTGNAAGPPVPPLKPQKFQYHLLPPDSHSSSSSVVSPDQYPDPEVSTGQTERLQPSPAELRSYSPMRWDETTPDHGSDLQPCSYVERLKRDGEGDEAVGRRGLDRSSYHHAIAALENTSEEEEDDIGRDGEEEDEDERKEKGGSSFQRPVIETESAFRPAEFGSRLLPTENKPLEMVVLKRAKELLLSHDHQSIAKHLLMADCLVGRILGVTPELKGQMGVASGLELVTLPHGRQLRLDLMERHHTMAIGVAVDILGCTGSVEERASTLNRIILVAMELKDAVGDLFAFTALMKALDLPQISRLEETWTTLRRNFTQTAINYEKILKPFYKNLYEGTASCPLVVCVPLLLPLLTLMERPSITPEGAELWETSDQGCDIMLRHLEAARDVAQNSQGYTANAQEVLQGFECDEDLLEVFKTDFQLRLLWGSRGAAVNQSDRYNKFNLILTALSRKLEPPPKTQTLI from the exons GTTGCAGAAAACCTGGTGCAGCGGGATGGAGATTTCTTGGTCCGGGATTCGCTGTCCAGTCCAGGAAGTTATGTTCTGACCTGCCAATGGCGAAACGCCGCTCAGCACTTTAAAATCAATAAGAAG GTCGTGATGTTGAATGAAGCTTACTCCAGAGTCGAATACCGTCTGGAAAGAGAAGGTTTCGACAGTGTCCCTGCACTTATACGATACTACGTCGGCAACAGAAAATCTGTCTCACAG GTAATTGGAGCCATTATTTTTCAGCCAATTAACAGAGCGCTGCCGTTACGCTGCTTAGAAGAGAAGTACGGCCTGTCCGGTAACCACAGAGAGGCGGGGCTTACGGCTCAAGAGAGGCGGAGCCAGAAACGCCTGAGCCTCAACATCACCAACGGACACTCGCACGACAACAAACACAATGCGCATGACGGCTCACACTGCCAAGACAACGGCGTGGCCCGAAGCAACCAGCTCAG GTTAAAGGATCGCTGTGGCAGCCAACCAGCGAGTCTGAATCAGGTCCAGGAGAGGCGACGCCCACTCAAGGCTCACCAATCAGAAAGCTTCTTACCTCTCG GATCGAAGCCACAGCTGCCACAGTCTCCTGACTCCCTCCTGCCCAGTCCTAACCCCAAGTCTCCAGTGTTTCGGACAGGAAGTGAGCCGGCATTGAGCCCGTCTGTCCCACGGAGATCAGCAGAGTATCTAACAG GTCAGGCCATCCGGGGCTCAGACAGCCAACTGTGTCCTAAACCTCCACCTAAACCCAGTAAGGTTCCTCTGGCTCGCCTGCCTCGCTCCCCCTGCCTCCAGCCTCTGGTCccaccctcctccacctcctcctcctccaaccaCACAGACTCctgctccacctcctcctctggcTTCAACGCACCTCCTCTGGACTCTGAAGAAACCCAGAGTTCCACACGGAGGACTGGAA ATGCTGCTGGACCTCCTGTACCTCCACTGAAGCCCCAGAAGTTCCAGTATCACCTCCTCCCTCCAGACTCCCACAGCTCCTCCAGTTCAGTGGTGTCCCCCGACCAGTACCCTGACCCGGAGGTGTCGACCGGACAGACAGAGCGCCTGCAGCCGAGTCCCGCAGAGCTCCGGTCTTACAGTCCCATGAGGTGGGACGAGACCACCCCGGACCACGGCTCTGACCTCCAGCCCTGCAGCTACGTGGAGAGACTGAAGAGAGACGGGGAAGGGGACGAAGCCGTGGGGCGCAGGGGGCTGGACCGGAGCTCGTACCATCACGCCATCGCAGCCTTGGAAAACACcagcgaggaagaggaggacgacaTAGGGAGGgatggggaggaggaggatgaagatgagaggAAGGAGAAAGGAGGGAGCAGCTTCCAGAGGCCGGTGATTGAGACGGAGTCTGCGTTCAGGCCGGCGGAGTTCGGATCACGGCTGCTGCCTACGGAGAACAAACCTCTGGAGATGGTGGTCCTGAAGAGGGCGAAGGAGCTGCTGCTCAGCCACGACCACCAGAGCATCGCCAAACACCTGCTGATGGCTGACTGTCTG GTTGGACGGATCCTCGGAGTGACCCCAGAGCTTAAAGGTCAGATGGGCGTGGCCTCTGGTCTGGAGCTCGTCACCCTCCCACATGGTCGACAACTGagactggacctgatggaaag GCATCATACCATGGCCATCGGTGTTGCCGTGGATATTCTCGGGTGCACGGGCAGCGTGGAGGAGCGAGCATCCACCCTGAATCGCATCATCCTGGTTGCGATGGAGCTGAAGGACGCCGTGGGAGACTTATTTGCCTTCACAGCCCTGATGAAAGCTCTGGACCTGCcgcag ATCAGTCGTTTGGAGGAAACCTGGACGACGTTACGGAGGAACTTCACACAGACCGCCATCAACTATGAGAAAATACTCAAACCTTTCTACAAGAACCTGTATGAAGGCACAG CCTCCTGTCCTTTGGTCGTCTGCGTTCCTCTCCTGCTTCCCCTCCTCACCCTGATGGAACGCCCATCAATCACACCTGAGGGGGCGGAGCTCTGGGAGACCAGCGACCAGGGCTGTGACATCATGCTGCGCCACCTGGAGGCGGCCCGCGACGTCGCACAGAACTCGCAGGGCTACACGGCGAACGCACAGGAAGTATTACAAG GGTTCGAGTGTGATGAAGACCTGCTGGAGGTGTTCAAGACCGACTTCCAGCTCCGGCTGCTGTGGGGAAGTCGAGGAGCTGCCGTCAACCAATCAGATCGCTACAACAAATTCAACCTCATCCTCACTGCGTTGTCCCGGAAACTGGAGCCCCCTCCAAAAACACAAACCCTTATCTAA